In a single window of the Rhizoctonia solani chromosome 16, complete sequence genome:
- a CDS encoding tigger transposable element-derived protein 6 has product MFCVYDTTGEKLLPFTIGFASRPCCFTNGPPSNYGFDYASNKKAWMTAKLWQAYLERLNAQMESQGCRILLLCDNASSHKHDPARTPNIEVYYLPPNLTSWIQPMDAGIIRNFKSNYRWLHTKFVLDCEAAGMLNPYKVHQLDAMCLSQQAWDKVSASSIRNCWQHTGILPKLWEVERQLSNVSL; this is encoded by the exons atgtt ttgtgtctacgacactacAGGGGAGAAACTTCTGCCCTTTACTATTGGGTTTGCCTCCCGTCCTTGCTGCTTTACAAATGGTCCTCCATCCAATTATGGCTTTGATTATGCCTCCAATAAGAAGGCATGGATGACGGCCAAGCTTTGGCAAGC ATATCTTGAACGTCTTAATGCGCAAATGGAATCCCAAGGTTGCCGGATCCTTTTGCTTTGTGATAACGCCAGCTCTCACAAACATGATCCAGCGCGCACTCCCAACATTGAAGTTTACTACCTGCCTCCAAACCTTACGTCTTGGATCCAGCCTATGGACGCGGGTATTATCCGCAACTTCAAGTCTAACTATCGCTGGCTCCACACCAAGtttgtccttgattgtgagGCAGCTGGTATGTTGAATCCTTACAAGGTTCATCAGCTGGACGCAATGTGTTTGTCACAGCAAGCATGGGACAAAGTCTCCGCATCAAGCATCCGGAATTGCTGGCAACACACTGGTATTCTTCCCAAGCTCTGGGAAGTCGAGCGCCAGTTGTCTAATGTTTCTCTTTAA